In Nitrospira sp., one genomic interval encodes:
- a CDS encoding DDE-type integrase/transposase/recombinase: MNKLSTKERVQIIAALVEGNSIRATCRMTGAAKGTVLKLLVDLGKACAKYQDEKLRGLSCKQIQCDEIWSFCYAKEKNVPEEMKGKLGFGDVWTWTAIDADSKLIVSYLVGDRSAVYARKFIDDLASRLAHRVQLTTDGHKAYLSAAEGAFGADVDYAMLDKIYNAPPREGQARYSPAECCGTRKIKIKGNPDIKKVSTSYVERQNLTMRMSMRRMTRLTNAFSKKIENQAHAVALHFMHYNFCRVHQTLRVTPAMEAKVSDHVWSLEEIARLLD, from the coding sequence ATGAACAAGCTGAGCACGAAAGAGCGAGTCCAAATCATCGCCGCCTTGGTTGAGGGCAACAGCATCCGCGCTACATGCCGGATGACAGGTGCCGCGAAGGGAACCGTGCTCAAGTTGCTTGTGGATCTCGGCAAGGCGTGCGCGAAATATCAGGATGAGAAGTTGCGCGGCCTCTCCTGCAAACAGATTCAATGCGATGAAATTTGGTCCTTCTGTTATGCAAAAGAAAAGAATGTGCCGGAAGAGATGAAGGGGAAATTGGGATTCGGTGATGTCTGGACCTGGACAGCCATTGATGCCGACTCCAAGTTGATTGTGTCTTATTTAGTGGGCGATCGGAGCGCAGTGTATGCAAGGAAGTTTATTGATGACCTGGCTTCCCGCTTGGCTCATCGGGTGCAACTGACCACGGACGGACATAAAGCGTATCTCAGCGCTGCTGAAGGTGCCTTTGGTGCGGATGTCGATTACGCCATGTTAGACAAGATTTATAACGCGCCTCCCCGCGAAGGACAGGCCCGTTATAGCCCAGCCGAATGCTGCGGAACGCGCAAAATTAAGATCAAGGGCAATCCAGATATCAAGAAGGTTTCGACCAGCTATGTTGAACGGCAAAACCTTACCATGCGCATGAGCATGCGACGGATGACACGATTGACCAATGCATTTAGCAAGAAAATTGAAAACCAAGCCCATGCTGTGGCTTTGCACTTCATGCATTACAATTTCTGCCGAGTGCATCAGACCTTACGCGTCACGCCAGCAATGGAAGCGAAGGTCAGCGATCATGTGTGGAGTTTGGAAGAGATTGCCAGGCTCTTGGACTAA
- a CDS encoding HD domain-containing protein: MKLPPAHSPAPYDGSALIADPIHEYVTFTVPYATPNSSERTEKDLIDSPWVQRLRYIYQLQSARWVYPSAEHTRFVHSLGTMHVAGRFARHLYPFLKKVAPDLPSAPFVEEFLRITALLHDIGHGPFCHFFDDNYLHDFGLSHERLGQIIVREHVGPLIKKIRRSPSGPFERGEELNPDLIAHVILKEKGKDNSRIPRWLNLLQPVISGSYTADNLDYVLRDAYMCGVAVGPVDLTRLIHYTIITDRGFTIHKTGLPALQMFLNTRMYLYSNVYFHRTTRAIDIHLRDIFGDTMKRMFPENPAKHMEDYLTLTDWSLLEEVRRWKRSGRSTLRRLHREWAHILGRDVKWKMAYSTVLKEKGVERGMDFPSHEHFRQQIQKALPSRLKHFPFRVDMAPLDPRPDPKDTRSTPLLVYDPGTKGLSTEPLEEFLDLLPTRLVQFRIYALDHAEDAALSSAAATVLNKTPFSLESNF; encoded by the coding sequence ATGAAACTTCCTCCCGCACATTCACCCGCGCCCTATGACGGATCGGCGCTGATCGCCGATCCCATCCATGAATACGTGACTTTCACCGTTCCCTATGCGACGCCCAACTCCTCCGAGCGAACGGAGAAAGACCTGATCGATTCCCCTTGGGTCCAGCGCCTCCGCTACATTTATCAATTGCAGAGCGCCCGCTGGGTCTATCCGTCGGCGGAACATACACGATTCGTCCATTCGCTCGGCACCATGCACGTGGCCGGCCGGTTCGCCCGCCACCTCTATCCGTTTCTGAAAAAGGTAGCGCCCGACCTGCCGTCGGCACCGTTCGTCGAGGAATTTTTGCGGATCACCGCACTGCTCCACGACATCGGCCATGGCCCCTTTTGCCATTTCTTCGATGACAACTACTTACACGACTTCGGGCTGTCCCACGAGCGACTCGGTCAAATCATCGTGCGCGAGCATGTGGGCCCGCTCATCAAGAAAATCCGCCGAAGCCCGTCCGGTCCGTTCGAACGCGGCGAAGAACTCAACCCCGATCTGATCGCCCACGTCATCTTGAAAGAAAAGGGCAAGGATAACTCCCGGATCCCACGCTGGCTCAACCTGCTGCAGCCGGTCATCTCGGGGAGTTACACCGCCGACAACTTGGATTATGTCCTCCGCGATGCCTACATGTGCGGCGTCGCGGTCGGCCCCGTCGATCTGACCCGCTTGATTCATTACACCATCATCACGGACCGCGGATTCACGATCCACAAGACCGGACTGCCCGCGCTGCAGATGTTTCTCAACACGAGGATGTACCTCTACTCCAACGTGTACTTTCACCGCACGACCCGAGCGATCGACATTCATCTCCGCGACATCTTCGGGGACACGATGAAGCGGATGTTTCCCGAAAACCCGGCCAAACATATGGAGGATTACCTGACCCTGACCGACTGGTCGCTGCTGGAGGAAGTCCGCCGGTGGAAGCGGTCCGGACGAAGCACCCTGCGCCGCCTCCATCGCGAATGGGCCCACATCCTCGGCCGAGACGTCAAATGGAAAATGGCTTACAGCACGGTCTTGAAAGAAAAGGGTGTCGAGCGGGGCATGGACTTTCCCAGCCATGAGCACTTTCGGCAACAGATTCAGAAGGCCCTGCCCTCCCGCCTCAAACACTTCCCCTTCCGTGTGGACATGGCCCCTCTCGATCCGCGCCCTGACCCCAAGGACACCCGCAGCACCCCACTCCTCGTGTACGATCCCGGAACCAAGGGACTCTCGACTGAACCGTTGGAAGAATTCTTGGACCTGCTCCCCACCCGCCTGGTGCAGTTTCGGATCTATGCCCTCGACCATGCAGAGGATGCGGCCCTGTCCAGCGCCGCGGCCACGGTGTTGAACAAAACACCGTTCAGTCTCGAATCGAATTTCTAG
- the lon gene encoding endopeptidase La, which translates to MAEALEQDFSSNQNLEPPDQLPLLPVRDIVVFPYMVLPLFVGREMSIKAIEAALAGNRMLFLATQKSLDVENPQPDDIHSVGTVGIIMRMLKLPDERIKILVQGLAKGRIEEYIQNDPYYSVRIHKLAETKQPGSTLETEAVMRTVKEQIEKIVSLGKVLIPDVMVVIENLEDPGRLADMVASNLGLKVDITQAVLEIIDPIQRLRQVSEILAKEIDVLSMQQKIQAQAKGEMDKTQREYFLREQLKAIQKELGELDERAEEVAEFRKRIKDAKMPEKVLKETEKQLKRLEKMHPDTAESATVRTYLEWMVELPWNKKSKDNLDLKAAMKVLNEDHYDLEKVKERIIEYLAVRKLKEKMKGPILCFVGPPGVGKTSLGKSIARALGREFVRISLGGVRDEAEIRGHRRTYVGALPGRIIQGMKQAGTNNPVFMLDEVDKVGMDFRGDPSAALLEVLDPEQNSTFTDHYLGVPFDLTEVMFVTTANLMDPILPALRDRMEVIDIPGYTEEEKLGIAQKYLIPRQMNEHGITEEHVRVSEATIRHVISHYTREAGVRNLEREIANLMRKVAKKVAEGKTECHTVDQNNLHKFLGVPKFVPEAELEKDEVGVATGLAWTESGGDVLYIEATVMKGKGQLTLTGHLGDVMKESAQAALSYVRSREKTLGITPDQFAKNDIHIHVPAGAIPKDGPSAGITMATAIASALAQIPVRRDLAMTGEITLRGRVLPIGGLKEKILAAKRAKLSTVILPKRNKKDLEEIPKHLLKGIELVFVETVDDVIKAALRRTAARPARRTSKKPAEKSARSTPKRAAGSSKRHFHPSAPPRPSIV; encoded by the coding sequence ATGGCTGAAGCGCTAGAACAAGACTTTTCGAGCAATCAAAACCTGGAACCGCCGGATCAGCTGCCGCTGTTGCCTGTTCGCGATATCGTGGTCTTTCCCTACATGGTGCTCCCGCTGTTCGTGGGGCGCGAGATGTCCATCAAGGCCATCGAAGCGGCCCTCGCCGGCAACCGCATGTTGTTCTTGGCCACGCAGAAGTCGCTGGACGTCGAGAACCCGCAGCCCGACGACATTCACTCCGTGGGCACCGTGGGCATCATCATGCGGATGCTCAAGCTGCCCGACGAGCGCATCAAGATCCTGGTGCAGGGCCTCGCGAAAGGCAGGATCGAAGAATATATCCAGAACGATCCCTACTATTCGGTGCGCATCCACAAGTTGGCGGAGACCAAGCAGCCCGGCTCCACGCTGGAGACCGAAGCGGTCATGCGTACCGTCAAGGAGCAGATCGAGAAGATCGTCAGCTTGGGCAAGGTGTTGATCCCCGACGTGATGGTCGTGATCGAAAATTTGGAAGACCCGGGGCGCCTTGCGGACATGGTGGCCTCCAACCTCGGGCTGAAGGTCGACATCACGCAGGCGGTGCTGGAAATCATCGATCCGATCCAACGGCTCAGGCAGGTCAGCGAGATTCTCGCGAAGGAAATCGATGTCCTCTCCATGCAGCAGAAAATCCAGGCCCAGGCGAAGGGCGAGATGGACAAGACCCAGCGGGAGTACTTTCTGCGGGAACAACTCAAGGCGATCCAGAAGGAACTCGGCGAGTTGGACGAACGGGCCGAAGAGGTGGCGGAATTCCGCAAGCGTATCAAAGACGCCAAGATGCCCGAGAAGGTCCTGAAGGAAACCGAAAAGCAGCTGAAGCGTCTCGAAAAAATGCATCCCGACACGGCCGAATCCGCCACGGTACGAACCTATCTGGAATGGATGGTGGAGCTGCCATGGAACAAGAAATCCAAGGACAACCTTGATCTCAAGGCGGCGATGAAGGTCCTAAACGAGGACCATTACGATTTGGAGAAGGTTAAGGAACGCATCATCGAATACTTGGCCGTCCGGAAACTGAAGGAAAAAATGAAGGGCCCCATCCTCTGTTTCGTGGGACCGCCGGGCGTCGGCAAGACCTCTCTGGGCAAATCCATCGCCCGTGCGCTCGGGCGTGAGTTCGTACGCATCAGCCTGGGCGGCGTGCGAGACGAAGCTGAAATCCGCGGGCATCGCCGCACCTATGTCGGCGCGCTGCCGGGCCGGATCATCCAAGGGATGAAACAGGCGGGCACCAACAACCCTGTATTCATGCTGGACGAGGTGGACAAGGTCGGCATGGATTTCCGCGGCGATCCCTCGGCGGCCCTGCTCGAAGTCCTCGATCCGGAACAGAACAGCACCTTTACCGATCACTACCTGGGTGTGCCGTTCGATTTGACCGAAGTCATGTTCGTCACCACGGCGAACCTGATGGATCCGATCTTGCCGGCCCTCCGCGACCGCATGGAAGTCATCGACATTCCGGGCTACACCGAGGAAGAGAAACTCGGCATCGCCCAAAAATATCTCATTCCGCGGCAGATGAACGAACACGGGATCACCGAAGAACACGTGCGTGTCAGTGAGGCAACCATCCGCCATGTCATCTCGCATTACACACGCGAGGCCGGCGTGCGGAATCTCGAACGCGAGATCGCCAACCTCATGCGAAAGGTCGCCAAGAAGGTGGCGGAGGGTAAGACCGAGTGTCACACCGTCGACCAAAACAACCTTCACAAATTCCTGGGCGTCCCGAAGTTCGTGCCGGAAGCGGAATTGGAAAAGGACGAAGTCGGCGTGGCCACCGGCCTGGCCTGGACGGAAAGCGGCGGCGACGTGCTCTACATCGAAGCTACGGTCATGAAGGGCAAGGGGCAACTCACCCTGACCGGACATCTCGGCGACGTGATGAAGGAATCGGCACAGGCGGCTTTGAGTTACGTACGCTCGCGCGAAAAGACACTGGGGATCACCCCCGACCAGTTCGCCAAGAACGACATCCACATCCACGTGCCGGCTGGCGCCATTCCCAAAGACGGTCCGTCGGCCGGCATCACCATGGCGACGGCCATCGCCTCGGCCTTGGCCCAGATTCCCGTGCGCCGGGATTTGGCCATGACCGGTGAAATCACCCTGCGCGGCCGGGTCTTGCCGATCGGCGGGTTGAAGGAAAAAATCTTGGCCGCCAAGCGGGCCAAACTCTCGACGGTCATCCTGCCGAAGCGCAACAAGAAAGACTTGGAGGAGATTCCCAAGCACCTGCTCAAGGGCATCGAGTTGGTCTTCGTGGAAACGGTCGACGATGTGATCAAGGCCGCGCTGCGACGAACCGCCGCCCGTCCCGCACGCCGGACCTCGAAGAAACCGGCCGAGAAATCGGCAAGGTCCACGCCGAAGCGGGCCGCCGGCTCATCCAAAAGACACTTCCATCCGTCGGCACCCCCGAGGCCGTCGATCGTCTGA
- the galU gene encoding UTP--glucose-1-phosphate uridylyltransferase GalU codes for MMRMDVRKAIIPAAGLGTRFLPATKASPKEMLPLVDKPLIQYVVEEAVASGIEDIIVITGRGKRAIEDHFDRSLELEENLKGSGKGQVLNQIRHISNLANFCYVRQSEALGLGHAVLCAQHLIGDEPFAVILGDEIIDAPVPGLAQLIHIYKQRKGAVLGVQEVPHQEVSRYGIVSARRAGNGLHKVEDLVEKPAPADAPSNLAVIGRYVLPPEIFPILRKTPPGKNGEIQLTDALRQLVRTTPMFAHEIQGQRHDAGDKLGFLIATVELALKNPSLGPSFGEFLQQRLGATAPDTRRRSTGRSGQSRSRAAN; via the coding sequence ATGATGCGCATGGATGTACGTAAGGCCATTATTCCCGCTGCTGGACTGGGCACACGCTTTCTCCCCGCTACCAAAGCCTCTCCCAAAGAGATGCTCCCGCTGGTCGACAAGCCGCTGATTCAGTACGTCGTGGAGGAGGCCGTCGCATCCGGCATCGAAGACATCATCGTCATTACCGGACGAGGGAAACGTGCGATCGAAGATCACTTCGACCGCTCGCTCGAACTCGAAGAAAATCTCAAGGGCAGCGGCAAGGGGCAGGTCCTTAACCAGATCCGGCATATTTCGAACCTGGCGAACTTCTGTTATGTCCGCCAGTCCGAAGCGTTGGGGTTGGGCCATGCCGTCCTCTGCGCCCAACACCTGATCGGCGACGAGCCGTTCGCCGTCATCCTCGGCGACGAAATCATCGACGCTCCGGTTCCGGGGCTCGCACAGCTGATTCATATCTACAAGCAACGCAAGGGCGCCGTGCTGGGCGTGCAGGAAGTCCCGCACCAGGAAGTCAGCCGGTACGGCATCGTGTCGGCCCGGCGTGCCGGAAACGGCCTGCACAAGGTCGAGGACCTGGTCGAGAAACCCGCTCCCGCCGATGCGCCCTCCAACCTGGCCGTCATTGGCCGATACGTGCTGCCGCCGGAAATTTTCCCAATCCTCCGGAAAACCCCGCCGGGCAAGAACGGAGAAATTCAGCTGACCGACGCGTTACGGCAACTCGTCCGCACTACGCCGATGTTTGCCCATGAAATCCAGGGGCAACGGCACGACGCCGGGGACAAACTCGGATTCCTCATCGCGACCGTCGAGTTGGCGCTGAAAAATCCTTCCCTTGGACCGTCGTTCGGCGAGTTCCTGCAACAACGACTCGGCGCGACGGCCCCGGACACCCGCCGTCGAAGCACCGGACGTTCCGGCCAGAGTCGATCGCGCGCCGCCAACTGA
- the thiL gene encoding thiamine-phosphate kinase, whose translation MPPSRPRRSGPVRAEFALIKLLQAQVRRSDPQVIRGIGDDTAVIRTSASEWTLMTTDLLADGVHFDPATSSFEDIGYRAAIANLSDIAAMGGTPRFMLVAIAIPPTGSTNQIQRLYRGMMQAVRPYRVSLIGGDTSASTQGLFVSITLTGTVKPHRVLLRSGAQVGDHLYVTGTLGDSHAGLGLLRTPAGRGSNTLRPTHARFLLRRHHRPSARIAEGQWLIRHGLSGAAIDLSDGLTGDLTHLCEESRVGAELFPAALPLSPACRAYATSRGLDAVDIALQGGEDYELLFTVPAAQQGRFERLAACTDFRFTCIGRITSRRSGLRLRTEQGTTQPLVVTSYEHFLRPC comes from the coding sequence ATGCCGCCCAGCCGACCTCGTCGCTCCGGCCCTGTCCGCGCTGAGTTCGCGCTGATCAAACTACTGCAGGCGCAGGTCAGGCGATCGGACCCGCAGGTCATTCGCGGCATCGGCGACGACACCGCCGTCATCCGGACCTCGGCCTCCGAGTGGACCCTGATGACCACGGACCTGCTGGCCGACGGGGTACATTTCGATCCTGCCACGTCCTCCTTCGAGGACATCGGCTACCGCGCCGCGATCGCCAACCTGAGCGACATCGCGGCAATGGGCGGCACGCCGCGATTCATGCTGGTAGCCATCGCCATCCCACCGACCGGCTCGACCAACCAGATTCAACGCCTCTACCGCGGCATGATGCAGGCGGTCCGCCCCTACCGGGTCAGCCTGATCGGCGGCGACACATCCGCCTCCACGCAAGGGCTCTTCGTGAGCATTACCTTGACCGGGACGGTCAAACCGCACCGAGTCCTCTTGCGCAGCGGCGCCCAAGTCGGAGACCATCTGTACGTGACGGGCACGCTCGGGGACTCCCATGCCGGGCTCGGCCTCTTGAGAACGCCGGCCGGCAGGGGCAGCAACACTCTCCGCCCCACGCACGCACGGTTTCTTCTCAGGAGACACCACCGCCCCTCGGCTCGCATTGCGGAGGGCCAATGGTTGATTCGTCACGGGTTGTCCGGTGCAGCGATCGACCTCTCCGACGGCTTGACGGGCGACCTCACCCACCTGTGCGAAGAAAGCCGGGTCGGCGCGGAACTCTTTCCCGCCGCGCTCCCCCTCTCGCCGGCGTGCCGCGCTTACGCCACCAGTCGCGGACTCGATGCCGTCGACATCGCTCTCCAAGGGGGTGAGGATTACGAACTGTTGTTCACGGTGCCCGCCGCTCAACAGGGGCGGTTCGAACGCTTGGCGGCCTGTACGGATTTTCGTTTCACCTGCATCGGACGCATCACCTCTCGACGATCGGGGCTGCGGCTGCGGACCGAGCAAGGAACGACCCAGCCCTTGGTGGTGACCAGTTACGAACATTTTCTCAGGCCCTGCTAA
- a CDS encoding DUF2062 domain-containing protein produces MTDVRSLFRRILQLEETPRRTALAFAIGVFIAFSPTYGLHMVMVGFCAWAFGLNAVALLAGAFVNNPWTLIPILGATYWTGAVLLGVREMPSFDWSNLSFMGIYHQVMPYAWPFFLGGFVLSLAGGLLAYPIAFFLIRAYRQRTASAERNALPPSPGLR; encoded by the coding sequence ATGACGGACGTCCGTTCCCTTTTTCGCCGGATTCTCCAGCTCGAGGAGACCCCGCGCCGCACGGCGCTGGCATTCGCCATCGGGGTGTTCATCGCCTTCTCCCCGACTTACGGGCTCCATATGGTGATGGTGGGGTTCTGCGCGTGGGCCTTCGGATTGAACGCGGTCGCGCTCCTTGCGGGAGCCTTCGTGAATAACCCCTGGACCTTGATTCCGATCCTCGGCGCGACCTACTGGACGGGCGCGGTTCTCCTGGGCGTCCGCGAGATGCCGTCGTTCGATTGGAGCAACCTCAGTTTTATGGGGATCTACCACCAGGTCATGCCCTATGCCTGGCCCTTCTTCCTCGGCGGCTTCGTCCTGAGCCTCGCGGGTGGCTTGCTTGCCTATCCGATCGCCTTCTTCCTGATCCGCGCCTACCGGCAGAGGACCGCATCGGCCGAGCGCAACGCGTTGCCCCCTTCGCCCGGGCTACGTTAA